The stretch of DNA TGGAAGGAACCTTGACCAGTTTCAGCTCCCGGATGTCTCTCGAGATGGTTGCTTGAGTAACCGGCAGTCCGTTCTCTAAAAGCAATTGCCCCAGTTCTTCCTGTGTCTTTACCTCCTGATCAGAAATAAGCTCCGTAATCATCTGTAACCGCATCTGTTTATTCATCATCGGCCCTAACTCTCTTTCTATAGGTATCTATACTAATATCATATTGGTAATTGATGGGGATTGGTATGTATAAATGGTGAACAAACTATATATGTTATTGAAAAAATATAAAAAAAGATGAACTTTTTTGAGTTCATCTACCCTTTGTTTTATAACTCATGTTTTTCTGTTTGGTGTAATTGATTATAGTACCCACAAATGTAAATTGGATAGAAATATAAGAATGCATAAACCAATAAAAGTTGAAGTAATCCTTCTTAACCGATGGTTGTGTACCCACTGAAAAAGTACAGAAGCAAACATACTAAACCAAATAATAATAGTAACAATAATAAAACTATTAATAGCATAATAGGGGACCATTCCCCAGTACACGACAACACTAATGATTACACTTAGAATCATCGGCACAATCAAATCCCAGTTTCCCTTCACACAAGGCTCACTATCACTCTCAAGAGACTTTGAAGAAAGCAAAGGATAAAGAAAATAGGGCAAAACAAAACCAAAGCTGGTGCCTGACACCAATCGTTTGATATTGTCACTTTCAAACCAATGCAAATAGGAGCCTAGACCGTCAACCATCATGGGGACCATTAATAATAGAAGAAAGAAGCTTACTTTAATTGTAGGTATGGTGATTTTTGACTTTCTTTTAGAGAAATGTAAATACGTGAGTGAGGAAAAGATTCCAATATAAATACCTGTGTCTCGGGCGCAAACGGAGAGTGTTTCCCCTGATATGTAGAGTGACCGATCCTCTAACTGGTGGCATATGGCTCTTCCGAAGAAATCCAATAGTTCGTGTAACAATAATTATCACCCCTATAGGAAGAACCCAATTCTCACAACAGGAATTGGGTTCTTCTTCTGTATTTTAATACCCCGACATAAACGGTAAAAAGGAGAAGGCAGAAAGAGCGAACCAACAGATACAGCTCAATACGATCATACCCAAAGCAATGTATAAACAGGTTTTTCCGACAGCTTTCTTTTCTGGATCTTGATCGTTCATCCAAATAATTCCTAAAACGATCCCGACCACAGGAATAAGTATAGATAAGATATAAAAGAGTGCTTTTTGCCCACCTGACACTAACTTCACCTCCATAAGCCAAAATTAAGAGGAATTCCGTCTGGTTAGAAAATCCCGTTCAATGATATGTATGTCAGTTCATAGGCGAATTTGCCTGTCCTTCTTTTAGAAATTTCTGATTTATTTTTTATCCCCTGGTACATTGTTCAACTTAACCTGTTATAATAGATTGGTAAAAAGTGGGGTATATAAGAAATGGGGAAATCTGGGTGCATTGAAATAGAAATTATATTTTAATAGAATTGTAATAATTTTAATAGAATAGTAACAATTCAGGGGAAGCTTCGTCTATAATAAAGAAAGACATAAAACATCAAAGAGGGTAATGAAACATGGGGGATCAAAAGCAAGGATGGACCAAAGGGACAATAGTTATTGTCATTTTTGCAATTGGGTTCTTGTTTGCAGGGGTATTTGTGAACAACTATTTTAAGGCAAAAGCTGCCAGTAAACCTATTACTCAAGAAAAAAATGAATTTATGAATCATCCTGGTCAAACCTCAGAAACTATTGTTCAGAATACCAATGATTTACGGATTGAGAAAGAAATGATTCACAAGAAACAAGAGCAAGCGATGGTTGGGAGAAATAAACAAGAGCGAGAGGCAACTAAGGCTCCGGAAAAAACAACTACTGATACTGCCACTACACAGCCTTCAACACAGCCTACAACAACAAAAGACCAAGAAACAACCAAACCGCCATCAACGGAAACGAAACCAGCTAATGCACAGCCGTCGGCAGCAGGTAAGAAAACGATATACTTAACATTCGATGATGGTCCAGCTGCGTTTTCTGGGGAAATTATCACGCTTTTAGAAAAATTTCACTACAAAGCGACCTTCTTTATGATTGATGGGAATATAAGAAGATATCCAAACGCGGTAAAATTGATGGTCCAATC from Bacillus sp. SLBN-46 encodes:
- a CDS encoding DUF2085 domain-containing protein yields the protein MLHELLDFFGRAICHQLEDRSLYISGETLSVCARDTGIYIGIFSSLTYLHFSKRKSKITIPTIKVSFFLLLLMVPMMVDGLGSYLHWFESDNIKRLVSGTSFGFVLPYFLYPLLSSKSLESDSEPCVKGNWDLIVPMILSVIISVVVYWGMVPYYAINSFIIVTIIIWFSMFASVLFQWVHNHRLRRITSTFIGLCILIFLSNLHLWVL
- a CDS encoding polysaccharide deacetylase family protein — encoded protein: MGDQKQGWTKGTIVIVIFAIGFLFAGVFVNNYFKAKAASKPITQEKNEFMNHPGQTSETIVQNTNDLRIEKEMIHKKQEQAMVGRNKQEREATKAPEKTTTDTATTQPSTQPTTTKDQETTKPPSTETKPANAQPSAAGKKTIYLTFDDGPAAFSGEIITLLEKFHYKATFFMIDGNIRRYPNAVKLMVQSGETVALHSVSHDKKVFYASATSVINELNQNRNTLKEVSGVDSYIMRTPYGSVPGMTAEYRKAVTDNGYLMWDWNIDSKDWYYKDARYVESVKQQLAKLANHNGPIVILMHERKETLAHLPALLDYLSKQGYEGKAIDSSMTPVQFTVR